CTAAGGCCATCCCCAAGGAAATGCTCCCTCTGGCGGATAAGCCCCTTATACAGCATGTGGTTGAGGAGGCTAAGGCCTCGGGTATAGAGCGGATCATCATTGTAACCTCCTCGGGGAAAAGCGCCATTGAGGATTATTTCAGCCGGAACCGGGAGCTGGAATCTGCTCTTCAGCAAAAGGGCGAAACGGAGCTACTGGAGGAGGTGCGGCGCGTTGCCGCGCTGGCCGATATATCCTTCGTCAGACAGGAGGAGCCACTCGGGCTGGGGCATGCCATTCTCGCCACCAGAGAGCTGGTGGGCGATGAGGCGTTTATCGTTTCTCTGCCCGATGACATCTTCGATACCGAGCCTCCTCTCATTAAGCAGATGCTTGAGGTGTATCGGCGCTACAGGGGGAGTGTGATAGCCCTCCGGCGGGTGGCGAGGGAGGATGCCAGAAGATACGGTATGGTTAGGCAAGAGCAATTGGCGGAGCGGGTATATCGTATCCTGGACATGGTGGAAAAACCGGCGCCCGATGAAGCGCCCTCGGACCT
This genomic interval from Dehalococcoidia bacterium contains the following:
- the galU gene encoding UTP--glucose-1-phosphate uridylyltransferase GalU, which translates into the protein MEIRKAVIPAAGWGTRFLPTTKAIPKEMLPLADKPLIQHVVEEAKASGIERIIIVTSSGKSAIEDYFSRNRELESALQQKGETELLEEVRRVAALADISFVRQEEPLGLGHAILATRELVGDEAFIVSLPDDIFDTEPPLIKQMLEVYRRYRGSVIALRRVAREDARRYGMVRQEQLAERVYRILDMVEKPAPDEAPSDLAIMGRYVLTPEIFAALRATPPGRGGEIQLTDGLALLLKQQAIYGYAFDGTYYDAGKPLGLLEASVSLGLRHPGMGAEFREYLKKLDLY